The genomic stretch GATGGATGAGCCGCTTTCCAACTTGGACGCGAAACTTCGTGGACAAATGCGTGCTGAAATCAGCAAGCTTACAAAACGTCTTGAAACAACTACGATCTACGTAACGCATGACCAAATCGAAGCAATGACAATGGGCGATCGTATCGTTGTAATGAAGGATGGCTTCATTCAACAAACAGCTTCTCCTGAAGAGCTGTACAACCACCCAGTAAACATCTTCGTAGCTGGCTTTATCGGGGCTCCTTCGATGAACTTTATCAGTGGTATGCTTACAGAGCAAGGCGGCGCGCTTCGCTTCAAAGCAAGCGGCGTTGACGTAGTAGTTCCTGAAGGCAAATCAGCAGCACTTCGCTCGAAAGGTTACATCGGCAAAGAAGTAATTCTTGGAATTCGTCCAGAGGATCTTCACGAAGAGCCAGTATTCTTGGAAGCATCACCACAAACAATCGTAAATGCGAATGTTGAGGTTGCTGAAAACCTTGGTCACGAAATGTACTTGTACCTGAACGGTATCGGTAATGACACAGTTATCGCTCGTGTTGATGGCCGCTCTGGTTTACGCGATGGCACAAGCGTTAAGCTTGCGCTTGACATGAACAAAGTTCATTTGTTCGACAAAACAACAGAACTTAACATTTTCGAAGCTTAATAAATAGTATGAAAGAAGAACGGTCGAGCTATTCGACCGTTCTTTTTTTTGTGCAGAATAGTATATTTGTTTTGCTAAGAGCAGTTTGCTTATTCTCAAAATAAAAAAAGAAAACCGTTTGTTGCCTTCAGCGGTCTAATACAAAACGAAGATAGAAGGAGAGCGGAATGGGCTGCAGGTTGTCTAGAGGAGGATGGGTATGAATAGAGATGACTTGGCTTCTAGGGCTATACGTGATGATGAAGCAGCACTGCTGGAGCGGATAGAACTGGATAAGCATCAAATGTACGGTATTGCCTATTCCTATATGCGGAACGAGCCAGATGCTTTAGAGGCGATACAAGAGACCGTTTGTCGCATATGGATAAAACGCCATACCTTGAAGGAACCGCGATTTTTTACAACATGGACGATTAGAATCTTAATTCGGGTATGCATGGACACTAAGAAGAAGCAGTTAAGGGAGCGTCCAACAGAGGATACTTCACAGCAGTTCGACGTAACTGAGGGGATAGAAGCAGCACTGCGGCTGGATATGGCGGCACAGGTAAAGCTGCTTCCACCGAAATAT from Paenibacillus sp. FSL H8-0548 encodes the following:
- the ugpC gene encoding sn-glycerol-3-phosphate ABC transporter ATP-binding protein UgpC; protein product: MAGVRLEGIYKKYPGTDKASVTDVNLDIKDKEFLVLVGPSGCGKSTTLRMIAGLEEISEGKLFIGDRLVNDVAPKDRDIAMVFQSYALYPHMNVYQNMAFGLKLRKFKKADIDKRVREAAKILDIEHLLDRKPKALSGGQRQRVALGRAIVREPQVFLMDEPLSNLDAKLRGQMRAEISKLTKRLETTTIYVTHDQIEAMTMGDRIVVMKDGFIQQTASPEELYNHPVNIFVAGFIGAPSMNFISGMLTEQGGALRFKASGVDVVVPEGKSAALRSKGYIGKEVILGIRPEDLHEEPVFLEASPQTIVNANVEVAENLGHEMYLYLNGIGNDTVIARVDGRSGLRDGTSVKLALDMNKVHLFDKTTELNIFEA
- a CDS encoding sigma-70 family RNA polymerase sigma factor; amino-acid sequence: MNRDDLASRAIRDDEAALLERIELDKHQMYGIAYSYMRNEPDALEAIQETVCRIWIKRHTLKEPRFFTTWTIRILIRVCMDTKKKQLRERPTEDTSQQFDVTEGIEAALRLDMAAQVKLLPPKYRMVITLKYYRDMTITEIAELLEKPDGTIRTWLNKALKMLRFHMAEEEGERSYERANERGNGSSQSSASD